CCTGGTACCACCTGGTCAGCGTCGACCTCGGTGCGGACAGCCCGTTCGTGCTCTTCCTCAACGAGGTGACCCCCGAGTACTACGCCGCGCTGGGCGCCCGGCCGGGGCCCAACGGAGAGCTGAGCCGCGCCGCGTACCTCGACGGGGTGCTCGGGCCGCCGCCCGACCCGGAGACGCTGATGGCCGACATCGCCGGCGCCACCCTGCGGCTGCGGCCGGAACGGGTCCGGCGGGTGTCCACCGTGCTCGGCGCGCTCGGATACGCCCGCGACAGCGACGGCGCTGACACCGTCGTCCACGACGACACCATCCGGTTACGGCTACGCCCGGACGACACCGGGGTCGAGGGTCTGACCGACGTCGAGGTCGCCCTCACCGCCACCGTGGACGCGGCCGAGCACCACTTCGGCGCGACCTCCCGGCTGGCCGTCGGGCCCGACGACCGGGCCCGGTGGAGCTTCACCCCGGTCGATCCGGCGGAGCTGCGGCGGTGAGCGGCGTCGACGGCACCGCGGGCCGCGACCTGTCGGGCGCCACCGGACACGTGCCCGGCCACCGCCGGCTCCTCGCCGCAGCTCGGACCACCCCGGAGGCGGTGGCGGTGGAGTACCTCGACGAGCGGGTCAGCTACGCCGACCTGGACCGGCGCTCAGCACGGCTGGCTGTGCTGCTACGCCGACACGGGGTGGGCCGCGGCAGCGTCGTGGCGGTGGCGCTGGAACGCTCACCCGAGCTGGTGGTGACGATCCTCGGGGTGCTCCGGGCCGGCGCGGCCTGGGTACCGCTGGATCCGGCGTACCCCGCCGAGCGGTTGGCGCACATGGTGACCGACTCCGGCGCGCGGGCGCTGGTCGCCACGCCGGCCACCGCCGCCGCGCTGCCGCCCACCGCGGCGATCCGGCTGGACCCGGGGGCAGGCGCCGCCGGAACGCCGCCGGACCCGGCCACCGGCCCGGACGACCTGGCCTACCTGATCTACACCTCCGGCTCCACCGGACGTCCCAAGGGGGCCCTGCTCACCGACGGCGGCCTGGCCAACCTGTGCCGGGCACAGGCCGAGTTGTTCGCCGTCCCGCGGCAGGCCCGGGTGCTCCAGTTCGCACCCGCCAGTTTCGACGCCTCCGTCTTCGAGCTGGCCATGGCGCTGGCCGCCGGGGCGACGCTGGTGCTCACCCCACGACCGGCGATCGCACCCGGCCCCGACCTGGCAGCCACCCTCCGCAAAATGCGGATCACCCACGTCACGCTGCCACCTTCGGTGCTCGCCACCCTCCCCACCGGCGAGGAGCTGCCCGACCTGCGAGTGCTGGTGAGCGCGGGGGAGCCGCTGCCGGCAGCGCTGGCCCGTCGTTGGGCCCCGGGCCGCGTCATGATCAACGCGTACGGCCCCACGGAGACGACCGTCTGGGCAACCGCCGCCACGGTCTCCCCCAACGACGAGCGACCCGGCATCGGATCGGCGATCCACGGCGTGTCCGTGCACGTCGTCGACGCCCACCTGCGGCCAGTGCCCGACGGGGAGCCGGGCGAACTGCTCATCGGCGGCGCCGGGGTGGCCCGAGGATACCGGGGGGCACCCGCCCTGACCGCCGAACGGTTCGTGCCCGACCCGTTCACCGGCTTGCCCGGCGCGCGTCTCTACCGCTCCGGCGACCTGGTCCGGCGTGCCCCCGACGGCGGGCTGACCTTCCTGGGCCGCCTCGACGACCAGGTCAAGCTGCGTGGCTTCCGGATCGAGCCGGACGAGGTGACCGCCGTGCTCCGGGAGCACCAGACCGTCCGGGACGCGGCCGTGGTGGTCCGCGACGACGGGGCCGGCCTCCGCCTGGTGGCGTACGCCGTCGGCGACGAGCCACGACCGGAGCCGCTGGTCGCATACCTCGCCTCCCGGCTGCCGGCGTACCTGGTGCCCTCAGCCGTGGTGGCGCTGGACGAGCTGCCCCTGACCCCCAGCGGCAAGGTGGACCGGGCGGCGCTGCCCGCGCCCGACCGGAGCAGCGCCGGCATCACCACCGACCGGGTGGCCCCCCGCTCCGCCACCGAGACCGCCCTGGCCGCCCTGGTCGGGGACCTGCTGGGGCTCGGCGAGGTCGGGGTGACCGACGACTTCTTCGCGCTCGGCGGGCACTCGCTGTTGGCCGGGCGGCTGGTCGCCAGGATCCGCGTCGAGTTGGGACGCGAGGTGCCGCTGTCGGCTTTCCACCGCGCACCCACCGTCGAGGCGCTGGCCGAGCTGGTGGACGCG
The sequence above is a segment of the Micromonospora sp. WMMA1363 genome. Coding sequences within it:
- a CDS encoding DUF5829 family protein, with the translated sequence MVLLDGAAYGEVRANRFLNDHFARVKGKNANSSLAGRYATVGLAGRETLLELFGAPVPGPRPVTGGLVFSFPRVGSALDARRLLAEEYGVGSHHELVRRAEPGEPDGRPWYHLVSVDLGADSPFVLFLNEVTPEYYAALGARPGPNGELSRAAYLDGVLGPPPDPETLMADIAGATLRLRPERVRRVSTVLGALGYARDSDGADTVVHDDTIRLRLRPDDTGVEGLTDVEVALTATVDAAEHHFGATSRLAVGPDDRARWSFTPVDPAELRR